GATAATTTTAATCTTTCAAAAGATTTCCCCTTTCATCAGGTTTTCACTTTATGACTCTTTTAAGATATCTTtagttctttttaatttcaaataaaaataaaaatttgatcaTATCTTTGGCTGGTAGTAGATCAGGAAACCAAAAGTGGTTCTATCAGACAGTCTTAGTGGTTTCCAAATCAATCAAAAGTCTTTGGAGTATAAAATTATGCCAATCAAAAACAATGACTATAATATGTCTACCTTTTGAACTTGAAGTTCTAACTCTAGGGGTTTATGCTAGCAATATAATGTGTATGGGCTTAAAAATGTCTGAGCATATTTATAGCATAATTTTTCATAATCAACatggaaacaacaaaaaattagcaatacAGGGATAATAATGAATAAGACATCCATATAGTGGAAtattagacaaaaaaaaagaagcaggacAATAAGTATCAAGTGAGAGAGAAAAGTGTGTAAAACAAATTTTCACAGCATTTTCTTGtaaagaatatgcaaataaagGCTTAGGAAATTCCTCTAATATTATGTGCAATATGGATGGACTTGGATAATTTGAGAAATTATAAGGAAGATTGATTATTCCTAAATTATGCTCCTCTGCACCAACTGATAATCTCAGATTTACTGTAACAGATATACTTGAAATGAAATCCAAAATCCAGATACATGTTTTGTAACTCTcactttttctgtctctctccagaATCAAGCAGATTTCCAATTTCCATTTTTCAGTTGTTCAAGGTAGTAAAATTAGCTCTACATTGAGCTGTCCTCATGCATTCCATGCTTTGAAGTGCCCAGCTGGTGGTAATCAGGGACACTCTATAGAAATCAATGGCTGGACGAATTTTACTGGagtgcatgcacatgcacatatgtCGAAACAAGAGAAAATACCAGAAAAGGGATTAGAATTTAGGGGTAGTACCCCCCACAGTATTCTAAGGGGCACACAGGGTTAGGAACAGTAGCCTCTGTAAAGTAAGTGGTGGAGAAATCAGGCTTTGCAGGGAATTTTTTATGAAGTCAGTGCTTTGACTGGGATATGGGTGTGTGTTTTAGAGGTCAGTTGTGGTGTCTCCTACTGGGACTTGGGGGCTGATTTTGGCTCTGAACAGCTAAGAGTGTCCCAGAGAGCACAGGATGAGGGCCAAAAGAGAGGATCTGATTAGAGTTTTTTGAGACATTTGGAAACTTAGACTTTGGGGCCTTGGAGAAGGCAGCCTTGGTATTGAGAAGCCTCTGGTTGGTGAGATTTTATGTTTTCCCAtgaaacaaaaagtttaaaaagttctGAAACTTAATTGGTCAAAATGGGCATAACTAAAAGTTTGTGCTTCTCCCTCCAGACTGATTGCTTAGGGACACCATGAACCTGGGCTTGTTAAGAACAGGTATCTCAGTGACTGTGTCCCCTTGGGAAGGAGGGAAATAGGAGGGAAagtggggagtgagagagagacccTCAGCTTACCCAACACTGTTATTTTGGGGTTTTTCCTAAGCTCCTACCTGAGGCCAGTTTCCTTTTTCATCATGAGTGAAGACAGCAGCAAATTCCTCTGGCCCCTGTGCATGGCTCATCAGTAGCCAGATACAGTTAACTTTGGCAGATTGCTGCAGAACATTAGCAGTGGTGGTGAAGCCCTTCCATAGAGGTGAGTGTCATCAGGTTTCTCCTCTATGGAGGAAAGTGTAAGGTGGGATGTTCTGGGTCTGGTTGCTGTCTAACACAGGGACACTTAGAGCCTGAGGAATGGGCTAGGAGAGCTGCAGGATAGATCAGTTCATTTCCAAGTCTGCTGTGCAGAGCAAAGAGCAGACTCAGGTCTTCTCTGACCTGATGCTAGGGATAGACACAGCTCACTGGCATCTCTCAGGAtccttctctctcatctttctttATCTCCTGTTAGTTATGCAGAGATTGTGGAAATGCAGGCCACTGATCTCTGCCAACAGTTCTGTCCTTGAGGCATGTTTGCTCATCAGAAAAAGAGCCACAGTGATATTGGGGAGGTTGCATCAGGAAGGGATAATTGTAATATGAGGCAGGAAAGAAGACCAAGAAGAGAGGCATTGAGGGGATATGGCCTAgtcagccctggtcaggactaAGACCTACGTAGTCATACATCAAATGTCCATACACTAATCATCCAGAAAAAAATTTATCAATCCTGATTTGGCTCAagaataattacatatatataatatatatataatatgtatatgtcATGTCTCTGCCCTCAAGGTATTATATTCTAATGTCATACATGAACAGCAAATAAAGAAACATAGATTTTctgttcctcttttcttccttgctatttttttctatgcCATGATTAATAAACTaatatcttatataatttttacttacttattttgtgTATAGTTAATCATTTACTTCTACATGTATAGAACCTCAGCAGGGCAGGATATTTGTTTCCTGCAGCATTTTTCCATGTGaattaaggaataaaataattaaactcaTAACATTAAATCAGGGAATAAGTGCTGTGAAGAAAACGGGAGTCCAGAGGTGATCAAGTCCTTACTATATAGAGTTAGAGGAATTGGAAAGAGTCCTTTGGGGAGATATTTGAGTAATGGGATGGATGAAGTGAGGAGTAGAGATTTATTTTTGTCATGGCCAAGtgccatcttttctttcttccaagactttggaaagaaaatggcatgagagaaaaatgaatcaGCTCTGGGAAATTATCCCAAGCTCCAGAGTTCCCATTGGAGATCTTGCTGCTCTGTAATATGGAGGTTATACGATCTGTGGAAAAGCAGAGATGTTTTTCTGCTGGTCCTAAGGTCGGTCTGCATAGTACCACTGTGATGAGGGCTGGGTTCAATGTTCCCTGTCCTGCACATCATCTTGAATGccattatatcatactagaggcccggttcactacatttgtgcatggggtgggtgggtgggggggaagtccctcagcctggcctgcgccctctccagtCCTGGACCCCGAGGGGTCCTTACCGCTGCCATGGAGTctggagaggctccctccactgccgctgtgctcactaaccctgagcctggcttctggctgagcagcgttcctactgtgggagtgcactgaccaccagggagcagctcctgcattgagcatctgccctttggtggtcagtgcttgaCATAGTGACCAGtcttccactgtttggttgatttccacactagggttttattatataggatgatacagTAACctaagaggaaataaaacaatcCCAGAATCTTTAGGGGCTGATTGATTCAGTTTTCAAATGTCATATCCTCTGTCCCATTGAGAAGGCACTTTCAGTGGGAACAAAGACAAGGAAGATTTTCTTCACTCCAATACAGAAGAATCTGCTGTCACCCTTTTCTGACAACGATCGTTGAGCTAGATTTGAAGAGGCAATATTTAGGTCTGTCTTTGTGCAGAGCATAGTAGTAGGGGCAACTCATCTGATCATCAGGAGGAAATAGTTTCTCATCCTAAtctgtcttccttctcttttgGAGCAGGAGAGCAGGACCATGTGGAGCAGGGCCACCTCTCGTTTGGTATCTGAATTTCACAAGGAGCAGAAACAAGGACTAAATGATGAACAATCACTCAAGTGCCACTGAGTTTTGTCTCCTTGGATTCCCTGGCTCCAAGGATCTACACCATATCCTCTTTgctaccttcttcctcttctactcAGTGACATTAATAGGAAACACAGTCATCATTGTGATTGTCTGTGTTGATAAACGTCTACAGTCCCCCATGTATTTCTTCCTTGGCCACCTCTCTGCCTTGGAGAGCCTGACCACATCTATTATCATCCCTGTCATGCTTCAAGGGTTACTGCTCCCTGGGATGCAGACAATATCTCTAGCTGGATGTGTCACCCAGCTCTTCCTGTACCTTGCTGTGGGGACCACAGAATTCGCATTACTGGGAGCAATGGCTGTGGACCGTTATGTGGCTATCTGTAAACCTTTGAGGTACAGCATCATTATGAACAGCCACACCTGCATGTGGGTGGTAATTGTGTCATGGGTGTTTGGGTTCCTTTCTGAAATCTGGCCAGTCTATGCCACGTTTCAGCTGACCTTCTGCAAATCAAATGTGTTAGACCATTTTTATTGTGACCGAGGGCAACTTCTCAAACTATCCTGTGATGACAGCCTtttcacagagtttattcttttcttaatgGCCATTTTCATTATCATTGGTTCTCTGGCACCAGTAATTGTCTCCTACACTTACATCATCTCCACCATCCTCAAGATCCCCACTGCCTCTGGCAGGAGGAAAGCCTTCTCTACGTGTGCCTCCCACTTCACCTTTGTGGTACTTGGATATGGCAGCTGCTTATTTCTCTATGTGAAACCTAATCAAAGGCAGGCAGCCCAGTACAATAAGATAGCATCCCTGGTGATTGCTGTGGTAACTCCTTTCCTGAACCCTTTCATCTTCACTCTCCGGAATGACAAAGTCAAAGAGGCCCTTAGAGATAGTGTGAAACGTTCCTGCCAACTTTTCAAGTATTAACTCTTCTCTTAGTTTTAGATGGGGTTCTGATCCCTATTTGGGATTTTTTAGTAGCTTAGGAAACCCTATCTACTCTATGACAATTACTACCATTATAGAAATCAAACAGTGTGTACCATTCCTAATCATACCATGGAAGCAGATAAGGCAGGTAACAATGACACCCATGCTCTGCCCACTAGAATCTCATAGCTTCAGTTACTCATTATTTCTACTGATGATCTCCTTGTGGTGTGGGAGGAACTAGAGAAAGCAAGTGAGTACTTTTGTGTAGAGTTTTATTAGCCCAATTAATTTGCTTATAATTCATTTCTCAAAATGAATTTCTGAGGAGAGGTAGGAAGTGAGGGGGGAGGTGAGGTGAGAGATGGCATATCACAGTACAAAGGAAGAGATGCTCACTTTGTTTCTTCATCAAATGTTGCTAGTTGCTTGTCCTATAATTTTATGCAATATGTTGAGAAGatgaacatatgaattttgaataTTCCATGGTTCTCTCCTTTTCTGGTTGAGTTTTTTattatcctggccccactgctaCTGCAAAGTAAATATAGTGTGCATACATTCTTCTACAGAAGCAATGGAGAGTAGTGACATGGAGATTCCAATGCTTCTCATTCTGAAAATTGTTGTGCTACAAAGAAGATGGAAATATTTGGGTATAACAATGAGGGAAAGTTCCTATTGCTCAAACCTTTCATCTTTGTGGCATGTATGGGGATAGATGCAAAAGGAGAGAGGCTCACTGCCCTCATATATGGTTTCTTTGGTTCTTCAGCATGTTGTCACCCAGGCCTCTTTTCCCTGCCTTTCTTGGCCTTTGTGTGTccacttttctgtttttttattcctctctcccttcattcaccagtctttatgtttctttctttttttttttttaaagaagtcttgattgttcagattattacaattgttcctctttttcccccaatagctcccctccacccggttcccaccccaccctttgcccttaccccccctcccccgcccccgctgccccactgtcctcatccataaatgtatgatttttgtccagtctcttcctgcacccccccacaaccctttccacccaagaattgtcagtccactccctttctatgcctctgattctattatattcaccagtttattctgttcatcagattttttattcacttgatttttagattcacttgttgatagatatgtatttgttgttcataatttttatctttacccttttctcttcttcctcttcttaaagaatacctttcagcatttcattaatactagtttggtggtggtgaactcctttagctttttcttatctgtgaagctctttatctgacctttaattctgaatgaaagctttgctgggtagagtaatcttgtttgtaggttcttgctattcatcactttgaatatttcttgccattaccttctggcctgcattgtttctgttgagaaatcagctgacaatcgtatgggtgctcccttgtaggtaaatagctgtttttctcttgctgcttttaatattctctctttgtcttttgctcttggcattttaattatgatgtgtcttggtgtggtcctctttggattccttttctttggggttctctgtgcttcctggacttgtaagtctatttatttcaccaggtagaggaagttttctgtcattatttcttcacataggttttcagtatcttgctctctctcttcttctggcacccccataattctgatgttggtacacttgaagttgtcccagaggctccttacactatcttcatatttttttctttttttcttttttctttttgcttcctcgtatttcaaatctttgacttgattctttggATCCTCtcgtctactgttgaatttctgtatattattctttttttcagtcagtgtatgcttagtttctgactggtcctttcccttttttttttttgcattctcactaagatccttaaaggtctcactaagctcctcagaggtttctagaagattcttgagtaaccttattactgtggttttgaactctatatccagtagtttgctttcctccatttctttcatttgtgacatatttctttgtctctgccttttggctgcttccctgtgttgatagaatggccttgtgtgttaggtgtcctatagggccaagtggctcagcctccccaatcacctgaggtggacactcttggtgcacccctttgtgggctgtctGCACAATTTTGTTGTAGtagagccttgattgctattggtgtcactgggaggaattgatctccaggccaattggctgtgaggaccagctgtgtctacaatggaagaacttctatgctggagacaccttaTGGGGgaggacttgcttcattggggctttggtgctcactgagtcttccccttgagtgtgttgcttatggatatgaagagttgtaatctggtatggtctcacactgaccaatgggtacactggctcttggatctccaaggaggtgcaaagttagccactgcctgAAGCCAtacagcaggagctacagagaaacccacagattcctcctctttgcttggggtttggaagtgcccagatgaagcccagctatgaagcaaggcaggctgctgctgcttagccttgggccttcttttggaatctctgggggtatctgacccagctgcagtttgttaggttttagacaGCGGAAGAataggctattcatatgcaaaagctactgcacacagcttgggtggggttgtaaattgggtggggtggtgtctctgggaatcaccagggcagagaaaacagcaatggctgtcAGTCAGCTCTGCACCAGAGAGGTTCCTACATCTCCATGTCCTAGGCCCCTACACAGAAACAacgatcactgcaagcacctctgagagaaagctacCCTCACATTCCAGCcccatgccagacagtccagtttctccccataagagtctgggtccccaggacTGGAGTTTagagcaatcaggagcttgtatctccctcccaattgaaaaaaccaacaacagcacacccagttgccagTCTGTTTCCCGCATGcctctgcacctccacac
The genomic region above belongs to Eptesicus fuscus isolate TK198812 chromosome 14, DD_ASM_mEF_20220401, whole genome shotgun sequence and contains:
- the LOC103297305 gene encoding olfactory receptor 9A4, coding for MMNNHSSATEFCLLGFPGSKDLHHILFATFFLFYSVTLIGNTVIIVIVCVDKRLQSPMYFFLGHLSALESLTTSIIIPVMLQGLLLPGMQTISLAGCVTQLFLYLAVGTTEFALLGAMAVDRYVAICKPLRYSIIMNSHTCMWVVIVSWVFGFLSEIWPVYATFQLTFCKSNVLDHFYCDRGQLLKLSCDDSLFTEFILFLMAIFIIIGSLAPVIVSYTYIISTILKIPTASGRRKAFSTCASHFTFVVLGYGSCLFLYVKPNQRQAAQYNKIASLVIAVVTPFLNPFIFTLRNDKVKEALRDSVKRSCQLFKY